In Rattus rattus isolate New Zealand chromosome 3, Rrattus_CSIRO_v1, whole genome shotgun sequence, one genomic interval encodes:
- the Tsc22d2 gene encoding TSC22 domain family protein 2 isoform X3, translated as MSKMPAKKKSCFQITSVTTAQVATSITEDTESLDDPDESRTEDVSSEIFDVSRATDYGPEEVCERSSSEETLNNVGDAETPGTVSPNLILDGQLAAASAVPANGGGGVPARSVAGALSQTLAAVATSVSAPGPSSATPSQPPATCSSRFRVIKLDHGSGEPYRRGRWTCMEYYERDSDSSVLTRSGDCIRHSNTLEQTAERDSGLGATGGSVVVVVASMQGAHGLDSGTDSSLTAVLQLPPSEKMSQPTLAQPQSFSVGQPQPPPPVGGAVAPSSVSLPPFPGAATGSQPMTAAAQPTQLQGAVAGGALPGPVGQGLPPPPNVNLAQPVALTAQPGPAVGSSLSQQFAYPQPQIPPGHLLPVQPSGQSEYLPPHVALQPPSPAQPLSTSASATSASAASFPLGSGQSVSSLGAQMMGASAQPSEVVAPGPVPVGQAAPCQPAGVAPAAIGGVVQPGSGLTGVGQPQSVQPPPHMGGSVQLSAVPGGPHTVVPGVPNVPAAVPVPSVPVVPTTSVTMPNVPAPLGQSQQLSGHTPVSRSSSVIQQVGPPLAQGTHSAPTSLPQSDLSQFQTQTQSLVGQIDDTRRKSEPLPQAPLSLIAENKPVVKPPVADALANPLQLTPMNSLATSVFSIAIPVDGDEDRIFFRIQHRRRNVT; from the coding sequence ATGTCCAAGATGCCGGCCAAGAAGAAGAGCTGCTTCCAGATCACCAGTGTCACCACGGCCCAGGTGGCCACTAGCATCACCGAGGACACCGAGAGCCTGGACGACCCGGACGAGTCGCGCACGGAGGACGTGTCCTCCGAGATCTTCGACGTTTCTCGGGCCACGGATTACGGCCCAGAGGAGGTGTGCGAGCGCAGCTCCTCGGAAGAGACGCTCAACAATGTCGGGGATGCGGAAACTCCCGGGACTGTGTCCCCGAACCTCATCCTAGATGGGCAGCTGGCAGCCGCTTCAGCTGTGCCCGCCAACGGAGGCGGCGGCGTGCCGGCCCGGAGCGTGGCAGGGGCACTCTCCCAGACCCTGGCGGCGGTTGCCacttcagtgtctgctcctggGCCAAGTAGTGCAACTCCATCTCAGCCCCCTGCCACTTGTAGTTCCCGTTTCCGCGTGATCAAACTAGACCACGGGAGCGGAGAGCCGTATCGGCGCGGCCGATGGACGTGTATGGAATACTACGAGCGGGATTCAGATAGTAGCGTCCTCACTAGGTCCGGGGATTGCATTAGACACAGCAATACTTTGGAGCAGACTGCGGAGCGGGACAGCGGCTTGGGCGCCACCGGAGggtcggtggtggtggtggtggcctcCATGCAGGGGGCGCACGGGCTGGACTCGGGAACTGACAGCTCCTTGACTGCTGTGTTACAGCTACCCCCGTCGGAGAAAATGAGCCAGCCCACTCTCGCCCAGCCGCAGAGTTTCAGCGTTGGGCAGCCACAGCCTCCACCGCCCGTAGGTGGGGCTGTGGCTCCAAGTTCGGTGTCGCTGCCGCCGTTCCCCGGAGCAGCGACCGGGTCGCAGCCAATGACGGCAGCCGCTCAGCCAACTCAGCTCCAGGGAGCCGTGGCCGGCGGCGCCCTCCCCGGGCCTGTTGGCCAGGGGCTGCCGCCGCCGCCGAATGTCAACCTGGCACAGCCTGTGGCCCTGACAGCTCAGCCTGGCCCGGCGGTCGGCTCCTCGTTGTCACAGCAGTTCGCCTATCCCCAGCCTCAGATACCACCCGGGCATTTGTTGCCGGTCCAGCCATCGGGCCAGAGTGAGTACCTGCCGCCGCACGTGGCCCTGCAGCCACCAAGCCCTGCGCAGCCCTTGTCTACCAGCGCTAGCGCGACCTCTGCTTCTGCGGCCAGCTTTCCTCTGGGATCTGGCCAGAGCGTTTCTTCCTTGGGTGCCCAGATGATGGGCGCCTCTGCCCAGCCCAGTGAAGTCGTGGCCCCGGGTCCGGTTCCCGTGGGCCAGGCCGCTCCTTGTCAGCCGGCCGGAGTGGCCCCAGCTGCTATAGGAGGCGTGGTGCAGCCTGGCTCTGGGCTGACCGGGGTTGGGCAGCCCCAGTCCGTGCAGCCTCCGCCACATATGGGTGGCAGTGTTCAGCTGTCAGCCGTGCCTGGTGGTCCTCACACCGTGGTGCCCGGAGTTCCAAACGTGCCTGCAGCGGTACCCGTTCCAAGCGTGCCTGTTGTGCCCACCACTTCTGTTACTATGCCAAATGTACCCGCGCCTCTGGGCCAGTCTCAGCAGCTGAGCGGCCATACGCCAGTCAGCCGGAGCAGCAGCGTCATCCAGCAAGTTGGTCCACCCTTAGCGCAAGGCACACACAGTGCACCAACAAGTCTACCACAGTCTGATCTAAGCCAGTTTCAGACTCAGACCCAATCTTTAGTCGGGCAAATTGACGATACTAGAAGAAAATCAGAACCCCTACCTCAAGCACCACTTTCTCTCATTGCTGAAAATAAGCCTGTTGTGAAGCCTCCAGTTGCAGATGCCCTGGCAAACCCTCTTCAATTAACACCTATGAACAGTCTGGCCACCTCTGTATTCAGCATAGCTATTCCTGTTGATGGTGATGAAGACAG